One genomic region from Pseudomonas hormoni encodes:
- a CDS encoding RidA family protein, with translation MSTPTHTRIRMFNTKETYPNQSLDNDLCQAVRAGNTVYVRGQVGTDFEGNLVGLGDPRAQAEQAMRNVKQLLEEAGSDLSHIVKTTTYLIDPRYREPVYQEVGKWLKSVFPISTGLVVSALGQPQWLMEIDVIAVIPE, from the coding sequence ATGTCCACGCCAACCCATACCCGTATTCGTATGTTCAACACCAAGGAAACCTACCCGAACCAGAGCCTGGACAATGACCTGTGCCAAGCCGTCCGCGCGGGCAACACGGTTTATGTTCGTGGCCAGGTCGGGACTGATTTCGAAGGCAATCTTGTGGGTCTCGGTGACCCGCGAGCCCAGGCCGAGCAGGCCATGCGCAACGTCAAGCAGTTGCTGGAAGAGGCTGGCAGCGATCTCAGTCACATCGTTAAAACCACGACTTACCTGATCGATCCGCGGTATCGCGAGCCGGTGTATCAGGAAGTCGGCAAGTGGTTGAAAAGCGTGTTTCCGATTTCTACCGGGTTGGTGGTGTCGGCGCTGGGGCAACCGCAGTGGTTGATGGAGATTGATGTGATTGCGGTGATTCCTGAGTAA
- a CDS encoding glycosyltransferase family 2 protein yields the protein MADSRDYLREAAGWLLYVTALMGLALLLPRSVFDPQSRDFLLLLGAVGIWRYTMGAIHYLRGLLFLYLVFPYYRRRVTRLGSSADPSHVFLLVTSFRIDALTTAQVYRSVIEEAIGCGYPTTVVCSIVELADELLIKALWDSYTPPNQVKLSFVRIPGTGKRDGLAHGFRAISRHVPDADAVVAVVDGDTVLSAGLVRQTVCWFKLFPNVGGLTTNEFCEVRGSYLMSQWHKLRFAQRHINMCSMALGKRVLTMTGRMSVFRAQVVTNPGFIQDVERDYLQHWRLGRFRFLTGDDKSSWYSLMRLGYDTFYVPDAAINTVEHPPEKNFFKASRKLMFRWYGNNLRQNSRALHLGVRRLGWFTSLVLLDQRVSMWASLLGPSVAIIASLKYTFAYLMIYVLWIGVTRLILSLLLLASGHPVGPAYPLILYYNQLVGAMVKIYVFFRLDQQSWTRQKTKLDRGLASYQRWFNTWSSRAMTFSAGSVFCALLMWIV from the coding sequence ATGGCTGATTCCAGGGATTACTTGCGCGAAGCTGCGGGGTGGCTGCTCTACGTCACCGCGCTGATGGGGCTTGCACTGTTGCTGCCGCGCTCAGTGTTCGATCCCCAATCCAGGGACTTTCTCCTGTTGCTGGGGGCGGTCGGTATCTGGCGCTATACGATGGGCGCGATCCATTACCTTCGCGGATTGCTGTTCCTTTATCTGGTGTTCCCGTACTACCGGCGCAGGGTCACCCGGCTCGGCAGCAGTGCCGATCCGTCCCACGTGTTTTTGCTGGTCACCAGTTTTCGTATCGATGCGTTGACCACGGCGCAGGTTTACCGCTCGGTGATCGAAGAGGCCATCGGTTGTGGTTACCCGACCACGGTGGTCTGTTCCATCGTAGAGCTGGCCGATGAGCTGCTGATCAAGGCACTCTGGGACAGCTATACCCCACCGAATCAGGTCAAGTTGAGCTTTGTGCGGATTCCCGGCACGGGCAAGCGCGATGGCCTGGCCCACGGTTTTCGGGCGATCTCCCGACACGTGCCGGACGCCGATGCGGTGGTGGCGGTGGTCGATGGCGACACCGTGCTCTCCGCCGGACTGGTGCGTCAGACCGTCTGCTGGTTCAAGCTGTTTCCGAACGTCGGCGGGCTGACCACCAATGAGTTCTGCGAGGTACGCGGTAGCTACCTGATGAGCCAATGGCACAAGCTGCGGTTCGCCCAACGGCACATCAATATGTGTTCGATGGCACTGGGCAAGCGCGTGCTGACGATGACCGGGCGGATGTCGGTGTTCCGCGCCCAGGTGGTGACCAACCCCGGCTTTATCCAGGACGTTGAGCGCGATTATCTGCAGCACTGGCGTCTGGGACGATTCCGCTTTTTGACCGGTGATGACAAGTCCAGTTGGTACAGCCTGATGCGGCTGGGCTACGACACCTTTTATGTGCCCGATGCAGCGATCAACACCGTCGAGCATCCCCCGGAAAAAAACTTCTTCAAGGCCAGCCGCAAGCTGATGTTCCGCTGGTATGGCAATAACCTGCGGCAGAACTCACGGGCCCTGCACCTGGGCGTGCGGCGGTTGGGCTGGTTCACCTCGCTGGTGCTGCTGGACCAACGCGTATCGATGTGGGCCAGCCTGCTCGGGCCTTCAGTGGCGATCATTGCCAGCCTCAAATACACCTTTGCCTACCTGATGATCTATGTGCTCTGGATCGGCGTGACGCGCTTGATCCTGAGTCTTCTGTTGCTGGCATCGGGGCATCCGGTCGGACCGGCTTACCCACTGATTCTCTATTACAACCAGCTGGTCGGGGCCATGGTGAAAATCTATGTGTTCTTCCGTCTCGACCAGCAATCGTGGACGCGCCAGAAAACCAAACTCGACCGCGGCCTGGCCAGCTATCAGCGCTGGTTCAATACCTGGTCGTCGCGGGCCATGACGTTTTCGGCCGGCAGTGTGTTTTGCGCACTGCTGATGTGGATTGTGTAG
- a CDS encoding alginate biosynthesis protein Alg44 gives MNSAFVAVDDNVVHESEVQRQHARLSLPARIKFHGPDREAFDCELIDLSAGGFSLSQPGTSLIVGRQHKGKLVFQVDALGFAIDVEFVVRSINDDGQRIGCEFHNLRPRAISALRYVITSYLSGGVISLGDMLATQQRENFTKPRKHESGNGMGVFARLRATTISLLMFLVGLAAFGYVVHQLYGIYYVTHAESARVNVPGQLIGLPRDGSVNSLVKVGSVVSKGAPLATFSASLLDVMRGNLPPGQATPENLERLFSRTLQGSLTSPCDCRVVSQLVPDGQVVGKGTTVYELMPIDGVATIEARFPYKNFAKIQPGKVVNFQLIGEEQPRMGKITAVALDNGGLASDLRVTIEPDSPLQTDQAGRPVEVSIEELQGNVWVQNASAANTWVKNAWVNKVMAAGK, from the coding sequence ATGAACTCAGCTTTTGTTGCTGTTGATGACAATGTCGTGCATGAGTCGGAGGTGCAGCGTCAGCATGCGCGGCTGAGTCTACCGGCGAGGATCAAGTTCCACGGGCCCGACCGGGAGGCGTTCGATTGCGAGCTGATCGACTTGTCGGCCGGTGGCTTCAGCCTGAGTCAGCCGGGCACATCGCTGATCGTGGGCCGGCAACACAAAGGCAAACTGGTGTTCCAGGTCGATGCGCTTGGGTTTGCCATCGACGTGGAGTTTGTCGTGCGCTCGATCAACGACGATGGGCAGCGGATAGGTTGCGAGTTTCATAACCTGCGCCCTCGTGCGATTTCCGCCTTGCGCTACGTGATCACCTCTTACCTCTCGGGAGGGGTGATCAGCCTGGGGGACATGCTCGCGACCCAGCAACGCGAAAACTTCACCAAGCCGCGCAAGCACGAAAGCGGCAACGGCATGGGCGTTTTCGCACGCTTGCGGGCCACCACGATAAGCCTGCTGATGTTCCTGGTGGGCCTGGCTGCCTTTGGGTATGTGGTGCACCAGTTGTATGGCATTTACTACGTCACTCATGCCGAATCGGCGCGGGTCAATGTCCCCGGTCAGTTGATTGGCCTGCCGCGCGACGGCAGCGTCAACTCCCTGGTCAAGGTCGGGTCGGTGGTGTCCAAGGGCGCCCCGCTGGCGACCTTTTCGGCCTCGCTGCTGGATGTGATGAGAGGCAACCTGCCGCCCGGGCAGGCGACCCCGGAGAACCTTGAGCGCCTGTTCAGCCGAACCCTGCAGGGCTCGCTGACCAGCCCTTGCGATTGCCGGGTGGTGTCGCAGCTGGTGCCGGACGGCCAGGTCGTCGGCAAGGGCACCACGGTGTACGAATTGATGCCGATCGACGGTGTCGCAACCATCGAGGCGCGCTTCCCCTACAAGAATTTTGCCAAGATCCAGCCTGGCAAAGTGGTGAATTTCCAGCTGATCGGTGAAGAACAGCCACGCATGGGCAAAATCACCGCGGTGGCGCTGGACAACGGCGGCCTGGCCTCCGACCTGCGGGTCACCATCGAACCGGACAGCCCGTTGCAGACCGATCAGGCCGGGCGTCCGGTGGAGGTCAGTATCGAAGAGCTGCAGGGCAATGTCTGGGTGCAGAACGCCTCGGCAGCCAATACCTGGGTGAAAAACGCCTGGGTGAATAAAGTCATGGCGGCCGGAAAATGA
- a CDS encoding flavin-containing monooxygenase, with protein MTTEKIKTDTLIVGAGQAGVAMSEHLSKLGVPHLVLERNRIAERWRTGRWDSLVANGPAWHDRFPGLDFDDLSPDAFAPKERVADYFEAYAKKFNAPIRTGVEVLKVERNVGRPGFTIETSEGVIEANRVVAATGPFQRPVIPPIAPQDQPFLQIHSAGYRNPQQLPEGAVLVVGAGSSGVQIADELQRSGKQVYLSVGAHDRPPRAYRNRDFCWWLGVLGEWDQAAMKPGREHVTIAVSGAHGGRTVDFRGLAHRGMTLVGLTQSFNGGVATFQPNLAENLARGDENYLALLNAADAYIERNGLDLPEEPEARITFPDPECVTHPILELDLAKAGVTSIIWATGFATDYSWLNVDAFDDKGKPQHQRGVSSEPGVYFLGLPWQSRRGSSFIWGVWHDAKYVADHIAIQRSYLDYHDAAQREAEKAPAAHKTTVSA; from the coding sequence ATGACCACTGAGAAAATAAAAACAGATACGCTGATTGTTGGCGCCGGTCAGGCTGGCGTGGCCATGAGTGAACACCTGAGCAAACTGGGCGTGCCGCACCTGGTGCTGGAGCGCAACCGCATTGCCGAGCGCTGGCGCACCGGGCGTTGGGATTCGCTGGTGGCGAATGGTCCGGCGTGGCATGACCGTTTTCCGGGTCTTGATTTTGACGACCTCAGCCCCGACGCGTTTGCGCCGAAAGAACGTGTCGCCGACTACTTCGAAGCCTATGCGAAGAAATTCAACGCGCCGATCCGCACGGGTGTGGAAGTGCTGAAGGTTGAACGCAACGTCGGTCGTCCGGGGTTCACCATTGAAACCTCTGAAGGTGTGATCGAAGCCAACCGCGTGGTCGCCGCCACCGGACCTTTCCAGCGTCCAGTCATCCCGCCGATAGCACCGCAAGATCAGCCGTTCCTGCAGATCCACTCCGCCGGTTACCGCAACCCGCAGCAATTGCCTGAAGGCGCTGTTCTGGTGGTCGGTGCCGGCTCATCAGGCGTGCAGATAGCCGATGAATTGCAGCGCTCCGGCAAGCAGGTTTATCTCTCCGTCGGCGCCCACGACCGCCCTCCTCGCGCCTATCGCAATCGCGATTTCTGCTGGTGGCTGGGCGTGCTCGGCGAATGGGACCAGGCGGCGATGAAGCCAGGCCGTGAACACGTCACCATCGCCGTGAGTGGCGCACATGGCGGCCGCACCGTGGACTTCCGTGGCCTCGCTCATCGCGGAATGACGCTGGTCGGTCTGACTCAATCATTCAATGGCGGCGTGGCGACTTTCCAGCCCAATCTGGCCGAAAACCTGGCCCGTGGCGACGAGAACTATCTGGCGCTGCTCAACGCCGCCGACGCCTACATCGAACGCAATGGCCTGGACTTGCCGGAAGAACCTGAAGCGCGCATTACCTTCCCCGACCCGGAATGCGTGACCCACCCGATTCTTGAACTCGACCTGGCCAAGGCCGGCGTGACCTCGATCATCTGGGCCACCGGGTTTGCCACGGATTACAGCTGGCTCAACGTTGACGCCTTCGACGACAAGGGCAAACCGCAGCATCAGCGCGGCGTGTCGAGCGAACCGGGTGTGTATTTCCTCGGGCTGCCATGGCAATCGCGTCGCGGGTCTTCGTTCATCTGGGGCGTTTGGCACGATGCCAAATATGTGGCTGATCACATCGCCATTCAGCGTTCCTATCTCGACTACCACGATGCGGCGCAACGCGAGGCTGAAAAAGCCCCGGCCGCCCATAAAACCACGGTCAGTGCTTAA
- a CDS encoding purine-cytosine permease family protein, whose amino-acid sequence MVTAATTSAPLIEKHTIGYVPPEDRHGKTRDLFTLWFGGNIAPLPIVTGALGVQMFHLNLVWGIVAILVGHLVGGVLMALHSAQGPQMGIPQMIQSRAQFGSLGALLVVLIAGIMYIGFFASNIVLAGKSLHGVVDSVPVPVGIVIGALGSGIIGIIGYRFIHVLNRIGTWVLGAGIVLGFGYIFTHVQTADFLTRGSFNISGWLATVSLAALWQIAFAPYVSDYSRYLPANVPVAATFWTTYLGTVLGSSLSFIFGAVAVLATPVGMDTMDAVKLATGSIGPLMLVLFLLSVISHNALNLYGAVLSLITLVQTFAYRWIPTAKSRAILSIIILAACCFAAVGASANFIGHFVDMVLVLLVVLVPWTAINLIDFYAIHKGQYDINSIFKVDGGIYGRYNPQALLAYAIGIAVQIPFMNTPLYVGPISEHINGADLSWLVGLIITSPLYYWLANRDTAYKRRLSTGKLANSL is encoded by the coding sequence ATGGTTACCGCAGCAACAACCTCCGCCCCGCTCATCGAAAAACACACCATTGGCTATGTGCCGCCCGAAGATCGCCACGGCAAAACCCGTGACCTGTTCACCCTCTGGTTCGGCGGCAACATCGCTCCGCTGCCCATCGTCACCGGCGCCCTCGGCGTGCAGATGTTCCACCTCAACCTGGTGTGGGGCATCGTCGCGATCCTCGTCGGGCACCTGGTCGGCGGCGTGCTGATGGCGTTGCACTCGGCCCAAGGCCCGCAGATGGGCATTCCGCAGATGATCCAGAGCCGCGCCCAGTTCGGCTCCCTCGGCGCCCTGCTGGTGGTGCTGATCGCCGGCATCATGTACATCGGTTTCTTCGCCTCCAATATCGTCCTCGCCGGCAAGTCCCTGCACGGCGTGGTCGACAGCGTGCCGGTGCCGGTGGGCATCGTCATCGGCGCCCTCGGTTCCGGCATCATCGGCATCATCGGCTACCGCTTCATCCACGTGCTCAACCGCATCGGCACCTGGGTGCTCGGCGCCGGTATCGTGCTCGGCTTCGGCTACATCTTCACCCACGTGCAGACCGCCGACTTCCTCACCCGTGGCAGCTTCAACATTTCCGGCTGGCTCGCCACCGTCTCTCTCGCCGCGCTCTGGCAAATCGCCTTTGCGCCGTACGTCTCCGACTACTCGCGCTACCTGCCGGCCAACGTGCCCGTGGCCGCCACGTTCTGGACGACTTATCTGGGCACCGTGCTCGGCTCCAGCCTCTCGTTCATCTTCGGCGCCGTCGCCGTGCTCGCCACACCCGTCGGCATGGACACCATGGACGCCGTCAAACTCGCCACCGGCTCCATCGGACCGTTGATGCTCGTGCTGTTCCTGCTCAGCGTCATCAGCCACAACGCCCTCAACCTCTACGGCGCCGTGCTGTCGCTGATCACCCTGGTGCAGACCTTCGCCTACCGCTGGATCCCCACCGCGAAAAGCCGCGCCATCCTCTCGATCATCATCCTCGCCGCCTGCTGCTTCGCCGCCGTCGGCGCTTCCGCCAACTTCATCGGCCACTTCGTCGACATGGTGCTGGTGCTGCTCGTGGTGCTCGTGCCGTGGACCGCGATCAACCTGATCGACTTCTACGCCATTCACAAAGGTCAGTACGACATCAACTCGATCTTCAAGGTCGATGGCGGGATCTATGGCCGATACAACCCGCAGGCGTTGCTGGCGTATGCGATCGGAATTGCGGTGCAGATTCCGTTCATGAACACGCCGCTGTATGTCGGGCCGATTTCGGAGCACATCAATGGGGCCGACTTGTCCTGGTTGGTGGGCCTGATCATCACCTCGCCGCTCTACTACTGGCTGGCCAACCGCGACACCGCTTACAAACGCCGCCTCTCCACCGGAAAACTCGCCAACAGCCTCTAA
- a CDS encoding DUF1028 domain-containing protein, whose protein sequence is MTFSIAARCPETGQFGIAISSSSIAVGARCPWLLPGVGAVSTQNITLPSLGPDVLALLEQGLAPAEALDKVLTRNGYSQYRQITAIDHLGQTAHFSGAQTLGNHNAVSGEQCVAAGNMLADRSVIEAMVEAFEHGEGQLADRLLAAMKAAIAAGGEAGPVHSAAMVVVGELTWPIINLRVDWADNDPIGHLEKLWDAYRPQVQDYIDRALAPDKSPGYGVAGDDR, encoded by the coding sequence ATGACCTTCTCCATCGCCGCCCGTTGCCCCGAAACCGGTCAGTTCGGCATTGCGATCAGTTCCTCCAGCATCGCCGTCGGCGCCCGCTGCCCCTGGCTGCTGCCGGGTGTCGGTGCCGTTTCCACACAGAACATCACCCTCCCGTCCCTCGGCCCGGACGTCCTCGCTCTCCTGGAGCAGGGCCTCGCCCCAGCCGAAGCGCTGGACAAAGTCCTCACTCGTAACGGCTACAGCCAATACCGGCAGATCACTGCAATTGACCACCTCGGCCAGACCGCCCATTTCAGCGGCGCGCAAACCCTGGGCAACCACAACGCCGTGTCCGGCGAACAATGCGTCGCCGCCGGCAACATGCTTGCGGACCGTTCGGTGATCGAAGCCATGGTTGAAGCCTTCGAACACGGTGAAGGGCAACTGGCCGACCGCTTGCTCGCCGCGATGAAAGCCGCCATTGCCGCCGGTGGCGAAGCCGGGCCGGTGCATTCGGCGGCGATGGTGGTGGTCGGCGAACTGACCTGGCCGATCATCAACCTGCGGGTCGACTGGGCGGACAATGATCCCATCGGCCACTTGGAAAAACTCTGGGACGCCTACCGTCCACAAGTCCAGGACTACATCGACCGCGCCCTCGCCCCGGACAAATCCCCCGGCTACGGTGTCGCCGGAGACGATCGATGA
- the argE gene encoding acetylornithine deacetylase encodes MSTSRDLLKTLVAFDTTSRESNLHLIEFVRDYLAAFDVPSELVYNEQRSKANLFATIGPAELPGIVLSGHTDVVPVDGQPWTVAPFELTERDGKLFGRGTADMKGYIACVLALVPSLVSAQLRLPVHIALSYDEEVGCLGVRSLLAELEQRPVKPMLCIIGEPTELKPVLGHKGKLAMRCDVHGEACHSAYAPLGVNAIEYAAELIGELGRIGNRLKAPEHHDARFDPPFSTVQTGVICGGKALNIVPADCRFDFEIRALPSHDPSDVARELKTYAEQHVLPRMRAVSEQSEIRFSELSAYPGLATDAHSEAAELIAAFSGSRAFGTVAFGTEGGLFDAAGIPTVVCGPGSMDQGHKPDEFVSLEQLNGCDEMLRRMLLSIS; translated from the coding sequence ATGAGCACCAGCCGCGATTTGCTGAAGACGTTGGTGGCATTCGACACCACGAGCCGCGAATCAAACCTGCACCTCATCGAGTTTGTCCGTGACTACCTCGCGGCCTTCGATGTGCCTAGTGAGCTGGTCTACAACGAGCAGCGCAGCAAGGCCAATCTGTTCGCCACTATCGGCCCGGCGGAGTTGCCCGGCATCGTGCTCTCGGGACATACCGATGTGGTGCCCGTCGACGGCCAGCCGTGGACCGTGGCGCCGTTCGAACTGACCGAGCGCGATGGCAAGTTGTTCGGTCGTGGCACGGCGGACATGAAGGGCTACATTGCTTGCGTGCTTGCCCTCGTTCCCTCCTTGGTGAGCGCGCAGCTGCGACTGCCCGTGCACATCGCGCTCTCCTACGATGAAGAAGTCGGTTGCCTCGGCGTGCGTTCGTTGCTGGCGGAGCTGGAGCAACGGCCAGTCAAACCGATGCTGTGCATTATCGGCGAGCCGACCGAACTGAAACCGGTGCTCGGGCACAAAGGCAAACTGGCGATGCGCTGTGATGTTCACGGTGAAGCGTGCCATTCGGCGTACGCGCCGCTTGGGGTCAATGCCATTGAATACGCCGCCGAATTGATCGGAGAGCTGGGACGGATTGGCAACCGGCTCAAAGCGCCCGAGCATCACGACGCACGGTTTGATCCGCCTTTCAGCACCGTACAAACCGGCGTGATTTGCGGCGGCAAAGCCTTGAACATCGTCCCCGCCGATTGCCGCTTCGACTTCGAAATCCGCGCCCTGCCCTCGCATGATCCGAGCGACGTCGCCCGGGAACTGAAAACCTATGCCGAACAGCACGTACTGCCGCGAATGCGTGCGGTGAGTGAACAGAGTGAGATTCGCTTCAGTGAACTCTCGGCATATCCCGGATTAGCGACCGATGCACACAGCGAAGCGGCTGAGTTGATCGCTGCATTCTCCGGCTCCCGAGCGTTCGGCACGGTAGCGTTCGGCACCGAGGGCGGCCTGTTCGACGCCGCAGGAATCCCCACCGTTGTGTGCGGCCCTGGCAGCATGGATCAGGGCCACAAGCCGGACGAATTCGTCAGCCTCGAACAACTGAACGGCTGCGATGAAATGCTGCGACGAATGCTGCTATCGATCAGCTAA
- a CDS encoding RidA family protein — protein sequence MANQDITFTPDPDADSISSDVAGFNGILVSTQIPTRADGSLELGDITLQSECTLQALKVALERAGSSMDRVMHLTIYLTDMADRAAFNEVYKRFFAKPWPVRAAVGVASLAVEGMRVEVTAMAAKG from the coding sequence ATGGCCAACCAAGACATTACCTTCACCCCCGATCCCGACGCGGATTCCATCTCCTCCGACGTTGCCGGTTTCAACGGCATCCTGGTCTCCACGCAGATCCCGACCCGCGCCGACGGCAGTCTGGAACTGGGCGACATCACCCTGCAGAGCGAGTGCACGTTGCAGGCATTGAAGGTTGCGCTGGAGCGCGCCGGCAGTTCCATGGACCGCGTCATGCACCTGACCATCTACCTCACCGACATGGCCGACCGCGCCGCGTTCAATGAGGTTTACAAGCGTTTCTTCGCCAAGCCGTGGCCGGTTCGCGCCGCGGTTGGCGTGGCTTCGCTGGCGGTTGAAGGCATGCGTGTGGAAGTGACCGCGATGGCGGCCAAGGGCTGA
- a CDS encoding nucleotide sugar dehydrogenase, whose product MRISIFGLGYVGAVCAGCLCARGHDVIGVDISQVKIDLINQGKSPIVEPGLEALLEQGVHFGRLRGTGDVKTAVMDTDMSFIAVATPCKKNGDLDLVYIESVCREIGEALHAKDGWHTVVVRSTVLPGTVKNVVIPILEDCSGKKAGVDFGVAINPEFLRESTAIKDYNCPPMTVIGELDQRSGDMLVALYQELDAPLLRRSIEVAEMIKYTCNVWHATKVTFANEIGNIAKAVGVDGRDVMDVVCQDTKLNLSRYYMRPGFAFGGSCLPKDVRALNYRAGQLDVEHPLLASIMRSNAAQVQRAFDIITSYGKRRIALLGLSFKAGTDDLRESPLVELAEMLIGKGYDLHIFDRNVEYARIYGANKDYIESKIPHLASLLRADLTKVIEEADVIVLGNGDESFKAFALDVPEGKQVVDLVGFMPNASDDRLEGICW is encoded by the coding sequence ATGCGTATCAGCATATTTGGTTTGGGGTATGTGGGCGCTGTATGCGCGGGCTGTCTCTGTGCTCGCGGTCATGACGTAATCGGGGTGGATATCTCGCAGGTAAAAATCGACCTGATCAATCAGGGCAAGTCGCCCATCGTTGAGCCAGGCCTGGAGGCTCTGCTCGAGCAGGGGGTGCATTTTGGGCGGCTGCGGGGTACTGGTGATGTAAAGACGGCCGTGATGGACACGGATATGTCGTTCATCGCCGTCGCTACGCCCTGCAAGAAGAACGGCGATCTGGATCTGGTCTACATAGAGTCGGTCTGCCGCGAGATCGGCGAAGCCCTGCACGCCAAGGACGGTTGGCATACGGTGGTGGTGCGTAGCACCGTGCTGCCGGGCACCGTGAAGAACGTGGTGATCCCGATCCTTGAAGACTGTTCCGGCAAGAAGGCCGGTGTCGACTTCGGCGTCGCGATCAACCCGGAGTTCCTGCGCGAAAGTACCGCGATCAAGGATTACAACTGTCCGCCCATGACGGTGATCGGTGAACTCGACCAGCGCAGCGGTGACATGCTCGTCGCGCTCTATCAAGAGCTGGACGCGCCGCTCCTGCGCAGGAGCATCGAAGTGGCGGAGATGATCAAGTACACCTGCAACGTCTGGCACGCGACCAAAGTGACCTTCGCCAATGAGATCGGCAACATCGCGAAGGCCGTCGGCGTGGACGGTCGCGATGTGATGGATGTGGTCTGCCAGGACACCAAACTCAACCTGTCGCGTTATTACATGCGCCCCGGTTTCGCGTTCGGCGGTTCCTGCCTGCCCAAGGATGTGCGTGCGCTGAACTATCGCGCCGGGCAACTGGATGTCGAACACCCGCTGCTGGCCTCGATCATGCGCAGCAATGCGGCGCAGGTACAGAGAGCCTTCGACATCATCACCAGCTACGGCAAGCGGCGGATCGCCCTGCTCGGCCTGAGCTTCAAGGCGGGCACCGATGACCTGCGCGAAAGCCCATTGGTGGAGTTGGCCGAAATGTTGATCGGCAAGGGCTACGACCTGCATATCTTCGACCGCAACGTTGAATACGCGCGTATCTACGGGGCCAACAAGGACTACATCGAGTCGAAGATCCCGCACCTGGCTTCGCTGTTACGCGCTGACCTTACGAAGGTGATCGAGGAGGCGGATGTGATTGTGCTGGGTAACGGTGACGAGTCCTTCAAAGCCTTCGCACTTGATGTACCCGAAGGCAAGCAGGTGGTCGACCTGGTGGGTTTCATGCCAAACGCCAGTGACGATCGGCTCGAAGGTATCTGCTGGTAA
- a CDS encoding metallophosphoesterase family protein, whose amino-acid sequence MKVGVISDTHGLLRPEAVAALRGCERIIHAGDIGHVDVLDQLALIAPLHVVRGNNDLDAPWAEHLADSLCFDLNGWQTLLVHDIADVPVVLDAAIKLVVTGHSHKPLIEWRGERLYLNPGSAGRRRFKLPVTLALLEVLEASIEPRLVSLLE is encoded by the coding sequence ATGAAAGTTGGCGTGATTTCCGATACCCATGGCTTGCTCCGCCCGGAAGCCGTTGCTGCTTTGCGGGGGTGTGAGCGGATCATTCACGCGGGCGACATCGGCCACGTCGATGTTCTCGATCAACTGGCGTTGATCGCCCCGCTGCATGTCGTACGCGGGAACAATGACCTGGACGCTCCTTGGGCCGAACATCTCGCAGACAGTTTGTGTTTCGATCTCAACGGGTGGCAGACGTTGCTGGTGCATGACATCGCCGATGTCCCGGTTGTGCTCGATGCCGCCATCAAGCTGGTGGTCACCGGCCATTCGCACAAGCCACTCATCGAATGGCGTGGCGAACGGCTTTACCTCAATCCGGGCAGTGCGGGGCGCAGGCGCTTCAAATTGCCGGTGACGCTGGCGCTGCTGGAGGTGCTTGAGGCCTCAATTGAGCCGCGTCTGGTCTCGCTGCTGGAATGA